A single genomic interval of Caballeronia sp. NK8 harbors:
- a CDS encoding M20 aminoacylase family protein — translation MSIIPEIAQSRDEIQAIRRDIHAHPELCYEEARTAELVAQKLENWDIEVTRGLGKTGVVGVLKKGTGKRAIGLRADMDALPIPESNTFAHASRHENKMHACGHDGHTAMLLGAAQYLAKHRDFDGTVVFIFQPAEEGGGGAKAMIDDGLFERFPVDAVFALHNWPGMAAGEFGARAGATQASSNEFEIRIEGVGSHAAIPHDGVDPVFTALQIGTGLQSIVTRNKRPIDAAVLSITRMQAGHAVNAIPTTATLAGTVRTFSVDVLDLIETRMKEIVAATAAAYRCKAEVSFIRNYPPTVNTEAETHFALGVMRDVAGAARVNTNIDPTMGAEDFSFMLLERPGCYGYIGNGVGAHREQGHGLGPCTLHNSSYDFNDDVLTLGSTYWVRLVEKFLARA, via the coding sequence ATGTCGATCATTCCCGAGATCGCCCAGTCGCGCGACGAGATTCAGGCCATTCGCCGCGATATCCACGCGCATCCTGAACTCTGTTACGAAGAAGCGCGCACGGCGGAGCTGGTCGCGCAAAAGCTCGAGAACTGGGATATCGAAGTGACGCGCGGTCTCGGCAAGACGGGCGTCGTCGGTGTCTTGAAGAAGGGCACGGGCAAGCGCGCGATCGGCCTGCGCGCCGATATGGACGCGCTGCCCATCCCCGAATCGAACACCTTCGCGCATGCGTCGCGTCACGAGAACAAGATGCACGCGTGCGGCCACGACGGCCACACCGCGATGCTCCTCGGCGCCGCGCAATATCTCGCGAAGCACCGCGATTTCGACGGCACGGTGGTGTTCATCTTTCAGCCTGCCGAGGAAGGCGGCGGCGGCGCGAAGGCGATGATCGACGACGGTCTTTTCGAGCGCTTTCCCGTCGATGCAGTGTTCGCGCTGCACAACTGGCCGGGCATGGCGGCGGGCGAATTCGGCGCGCGCGCCGGGGCGACGCAGGCATCGAGCAACGAGTTCGAGATTCGCATCGAAGGCGTGGGCTCGCATGCCGCGATTCCGCACGACGGCGTCGATCCCGTGTTCACCGCGCTGCAGATCGGCACGGGTTTGCAGAGCATCGTGACGCGCAACAAGCGGCCCATCGACGCGGCCGTGCTCTCGATCACGCGGATGCAGGCGGGCCACGCGGTCAACGCGATCCCGACCACCGCGACGCTCGCGGGCACCGTGCGTACGTTTTCCGTCGACGTGCTCGATCTGATCGAGACGCGCATGAAGGAAATCGTTGCGGCGACGGCGGCGGCGTATCGGTGCAAGGCCGAGGTGAGCTTCATACGCAACTATCCGCCGACGGTGAACACGGAAGCGGAAACGCATTTCGCGCTGGGCGTGATGCGCGACGTGGCTGGCGCTGCGCGTGTCAACACCAACATCGATCCGACGATGGGCGCGGAGGACTTCTCGTTCATGCTGCTGGAGCGGCCCGGTTGTTATGGGTACATCGGCAATGGAGTCGGCGCGCATCGCGAGCAGGGTCATGGGCTCGGACCGTGCACGCTGCACAACAGCAGCTACGACTTCAACGATGACGTGCTCACGCTCGGCTCGACGTATTGGGTACGGCTCGTCGAAAAATTTCTCGCGCGCGCTTGA
- a CDS encoding LysR substrate-binding domain-containing protein: MSNIRFLRTFIAVARYGSFAAAAEKVALTQAAVSMQMQSLEDDLKRPLFDRVGRTNRLTSIGKQVLPQAERIVALYDSMRLTGLDDEIAGSVSIGAVDSAMGALASVVTELKGQYPRLDVRLFTGKALALAPQVEAGEIDAAVIVEMAGKTPASLNWTPLYSEPLVAIGSPASAPASPAEMLASRPFLRFDRAQRTGALIDRALKHNRLAVNEFLELNSLEVIVELVRQDAGVSVVPLLEYGSWASDPALRVLPLAKNTPRRVVGMLERKIHDRHAVMSVVQERIRLRSRGALPKQES, translated from the coding sequence ATGAGCAACATTCGCTTTTTGCGCACTTTCATCGCCGTCGCGCGATACGGCTCGTTTGCGGCGGCCGCCGAGAAAGTCGCGCTCACGCAGGCGGCGGTGAGCATGCAGATGCAGTCGCTCGAAGACGATCTGAAACGGCCGCTCTTCGATCGCGTCGGCCGCACCAACCGGCTGACGAGCATCGGCAAGCAGGTCTTGCCGCAGGCGGAGCGCATCGTCGCGCTGTACGACAGCATGCGTCTCACCGGACTCGACGACGAGATCGCCGGCTCGGTCTCTATCGGCGCGGTCGATTCGGCGATGGGCGCGCTCGCGTCCGTCGTCACCGAATTGAAAGGTCAGTATCCACGGCTCGATGTGCGGCTTTTCACCGGCAAGGCGCTCGCGCTCGCGCCGCAAGTGGAGGCGGGCGAGATCGATGCCGCCGTGATCGTGGAGATGGCCGGCAAGACGCCCGCGAGCCTCAACTGGACGCCGCTTTATTCGGAGCCGCTCGTCGCGATCGGATCGCCGGCCAGCGCGCCCGCGAGCCCCGCCGAGATGCTCGCGAGCCGGCCGTTTCTGCGTTTCGATCGCGCGCAGCGCACCGGTGCGCTGATCGATCGCGCGCTCAAGCACAACCGTCTCGCGGTGAACGAGTTTCTCGAACTGAATTCGCTGGAAGTGATCGTCGAACTGGTGCGCCAGGATGCGGGCGTGTCCGTCGTGCCGCTGCTCGAATATGGCTCGTGGGCGAGCGATCCCGCATTGCGCGTGCTGCCGCTCGCGAAGAACACGCCGCGCCGCGTCGTCGGCATGCTGGAGCGCAAGATCCACGACCGTCACGCGGTGATGAGCGTCGTGCAGGAGCGCATTCGCTTGCGTTCGCGTGGGGCGCTGCCGAAGCAGGAAAGCTAA
- a CDS encoding M14 family metallopeptidase, with the protein MFSSTYREARQRFLDTAAEHELAVDTRVLEGIAGLEGETLATDVVRIGPADAKRLLVLTSATHGVEGFCGSGAQIALMRDDALHALMEKLGVAMLLVHAINPYGFSYLSRTTEGNVDLNRNSVDFSGPLPQNAGYAELHDLLIPAHWPPDEANVAAIRAYIDTRGQWAYQQAVTTGQYSHPQGMFYGGAQTAWSTRTMRALLAEYGETCVAIGWIDFHTGLGPSGFGAKICVGDVTRARRWWGADVTSPSDGTSIAADVAGPLLDTLRQTCAHAAIASIAIEYGTVPLTDMLDKLRADVWVRHHADAPDELKADIRRQIRAAFYIDDDVWRGMIVGQARAAVLQGLYGLSREGGA; encoded by the coding sequence ATGTTTTCATCGACCTACCGCGAGGCGCGTCAGCGTTTTCTCGATACCGCCGCCGAACATGAACTCGCGGTCGATACGCGCGTGCTCGAAGGCATCGCGGGTCTGGAAGGCGAGACGCTCGCAACCGATGTCGTGCGTATCGGTCCCGCCGATGCGAAGCGCCTGCTCGTACTGACGTCCGCGACGCATGGCGTCGAGGGCTTTTGCGGCTCGGGCGCGCAGATCGCCTTGATGCGCGACGATGCGTTGCACGCGCTCATGGAGAAACTCGGCGTCGCGATGCTGCTCGTCCACGCGATCAATCCGTATGGCTTTTCGTATCTGAGCCGCACGACCGAAGGCAATGTCGATCTGAATCGGAACAGCGTGGATTTCAGCGGGCCATTGCCGCAGAACGCGGGCTATGCGGAACTGCACGATCTGCTGATTCCCGCGCACTGGCCGCCTGACGAGGCGAACGTCGCGGCGATTCGTGCGTATATCGACACGCGCGGCCAATGGGCGTATCAGCAAGCGGTGACGACGGGGCAATACTCGCATCCGCAAGGCATGTTCTACGGCGGCGCGCAGACCGCGTGGAGCACGCGCACGATGCGCGCTCTGCTCGCGGAGTATGGCGAAACTTGCGTGGCGATCGGCTGGATCGACTTCCATACGGGGCTCGGCCCGAGCGGCTTCGGCGCGAAGATCTGCGTCGGCGATGTGACGCGTGCGCGTCGCTGGTGGGGCGCGGACGTGACGAGCCCGTCGGACGGGACGTCGATCGCGGCGGATGTCGCCGGACCCTTGCTCGATACGTTGCGGCAGACGTGCGCGCATGCCGCGATTGCATCGATCGCGATCGAATACGGCACCGTGCCGCTCACCGACATGCTCGACAAGTTGCGAGCGGACGTGTGGGTGCGTCATCACGCGGACGCGCCGGATGAATTGAAGGCGGACATTCGCAGGCAGATTCGCGCCGCGTTCTATATCGATGACGATGTCTGGCGCGGGATGATCGTCGGTCAGGCGCGGGCCGCGGTGTTGCAGGGGTTGTACGGGCTTTCGCGCGAAGGAGGTGCTTGA